Proteins encoded within one genomic window of Candidatus Reconcilbacillus cellulovorans:
- a CDS encoding 3-isopropylmalate dehydrogenase, producing MPQTKRIAVLPGDGIGPEVVAEAEKIMRKTEQVFGVRLELERALFGGAAIDARGTPLPDDTLALCRQADAVLLGAVGGPKWDDNPKELRPETGLLGIRKALGLYANIRPAVVFDCLKDASTLKPEVLEGTDLIVVRELTGGIYFGEKYRKPSEAGETAVDTCVYRTDEIERIVRRAFEIARGRRKKVTSVDKANVLETSRLWRETATRVAADYPDVELEHLLVDNCAMQLIRRPASFDVLVTENMFGDILSDEAAMLTGSIGMLASASLGDGSFGLYEPVHGSAPDIAGKGVANPIATILSVALMYKLSFGWKEAGEAIERAVRETLDAGFRTADISQGGGDVVGTSRMGDLIASRIR from the coding sequence ATGCCGCAAACGAAACGGATCGCGGTGTTGCCCGGCGACGGTATCGGGCCGGAAGTGGTCGCCGAGGCGGAGAAGATCATGCGGAAAACGGAGCAGGTGTTCGGGGTGCGGTTGGAGCTTGAGCGCGCGCTGTTCGGCGGGGCCGCGATCGACGCGCGGGGAACGCCGCTGCCCGACGACACGCTGGCGCTTTGTCGACAGGCGGACGCCGTCCTGCTCGGCGCCGTCGGCGGGCCGAAATGGGACGACAACCCGAAGGAATTGCGGCCGGAGACCGGGCTGCTCGGCATCCGCAAGGCACTCGGCCTGTACGCGAACATCCGGCCCGCCGTCGTCTTCGATTGCCTGAAAGACGCTTCGACGCTCAAGCCGGAAGTGCTGGAAGGAACCGATCTCATCGTCGTCCGCGAGCTGACCGGCGGCATTTATTTCGGCGAGAAGTACCGCAAGCCGTCGGAAGCCGGCGAGACGGCGGTCGATACGTGCGTCTACCGCACCGACGAGATCGAGCGGATCGTCCGTCGGGCGTTCGAGATCGCGCGCGGGCGGCGCAAGAAGGTAACGTCCGTCGACAAGGCGAACGTCCTGGAGACATCGCGGCTGTGGCGCGAGACGGCGACGCGCGTCGCCGCCGACTATCCCGACGTCGAGCTGGAGCATCTGCTCGTCGACAACTGTGCGATGCAGCTTATCCGGCGCCCGGCGAGCTTCGACGTTCTCGTGACGGAAAACATGTTCGGCGACATTCTGAGCGACGAGGCGGCGATGCTGACCGGCTCGATCGGCATGCTGGCGTCGGCGTCGCTCGGCGACGGCAGTTTCGGACTGTACGAACCGGTGCACGGTTCGGCGCCCGACATCGCCGGTAAAGGCGTCGCCAACCCGATTGCCACGATCTTGTCCGTTGCGCTCATGTACAAGCTGTCGTTCGGCTGGAAAGAGGCCGGGGAAGCGATCGAACGCGCGGTGAGGG